Proteins encoded together in one SAR202 cluster bacterium window:
- a CDS encoding haloacid dehalogenase-like hydrolase, translating into MPQQQNVIAIVYDYDRTLSPFSMQDDVLFARLGVARNDFWGKAADMIASKAYEGELAWMRLLLEIPEFRRMSNKDLSALGKELHFYRGVPEVFRELSLTLNEERFQQHGIKLEHYVVTSGLQAILDGSGLKRNVDRIFGCELDEDKDGRVCWPKRIVSHTSKTQYLFRINKGVEYMDFHLDVNDHLPEDEKRVPFSNMMYIGDGPTDVPCFAVVTSLGGKAVAVYDPDSKNAFENCMSLRDAKRVDEIAEADYRKNTHLRRVLEYYVKQMALNIVARMEGEHVSRLIQAPRHY; encoded by the coding sequence ATGCCTCAGCAGCAAAACGTTATCGCCATTGTTTATGACTATGACCGCACGCTGAGTCCGTTTTCGATGCAGGACGACGTTTTGTTCGCGCGGCTGGGCGTCGCGAGGAACGATTTCTGGGGGAAGGCGGCGGACATGATCGCGTCCAAAGCCTATGAGGGGGAGCTGGCGTGGATGCGGCTGCTGCTGGAGATACCGGAGTTTCGACGGATGTCCAACAAGGACTTGTCGGCGTTGGGCAAGGAGCTGCATTTTTATCGGGGCGTGCCGGAGGTGTTTCGGGAGCTGAGCCTGACGCTGAACGAGGAGAGGTTCCAGCAGCACGGCATCAAGCTGGAGCACTATGTCGTAACGTCGGGACTGCAAGCGATTCTGGATGGCAGCGGCCTGAAGCGGAACGTGGACCGTATCTTTGGATGCGAGCTGGACGAGGACAAGGACGGGCGGGTGTGCTGGCCCAAGCGCATCGTCAGCCACACGTCCAAGACGCAGTACTTGTTTCGCATAAACAAGGGAGTCGAGTACATGGACTTCCATCTGGACGTGAACGACCACCTGCCGGAGGACGAGAAGCGGGTGCCGTTCAGCAACATGATGTACATCGGCGATGGGCCGACAGACGTGCCGTGTTTTGCGGTGGTGACCAGCCTGGGGGGGAAGGCGGTGGCGGTGTACGATCCGGACAGCAAGAACGCTTTCGAGAACTGCATGTCGCTGCGGGACGCCAAGCGGGTGGACGAGATAGCGGAGGCGGACTACCGCAAGAACACGCACCTGCGGCGAGTGCTGGAGTACTACGTGAAGCAGATGGCGCTGAACATTGTGGCGAGGATGGAGGGGGAGCACGTGAGTCGGCTGATACAGGCGCCGAGGCATTACTGA
- the aroC gene encoding chorismate synthase produces the protein MRFMTAGESHGQGLAVIVDGMPAGVPLTEDYIGAQMARRQKGYGRGGRMQIEKDWAHVISGVRHGKTLGSPIAMTIENKDWVNWTKIMSVSAVEEEIKRVTRLRPGHADLAGTMKYGYDDVRDVLERASARETAARVAAGSVARALLEQFDISINSHSLSIGGVWAKAPQNIDWAKTEASPVRCADESVEAKMMKVIDEAKEAGDTVGGVVEVVCENLPIGLGSHVQWDRKLDGRIAQALMSIHACKAVSIGDGWESVNMKGSQVHDVIEPVTDPSRPWQRKTNRGGGTEGGMTSGTPLVARFAIKPISTLKNPLPSVDLDSGEMVQAHYERSDVCQVPPAGVIGEAMVALVVADAFLEKFGGDSLRETRRNYEGYMKTVGPRKVTAKGA, from the coding sequence ATTAGGTTTATGACAGCGGGCGAGTCCCACGGCCAGGGGCTGGCGGTGATTGTTGATGGAATGCCGGCGGGCGTGCCGCTGACGGAGGACTACATCGGTGCGCAGATGGCGCGTCGGCAGAAGGGGTATGGCCGGGGCGGGCGGATGCAGATTGAGAAGGACTGGGCGCACGTGATAAGCGGCGTGCGTCACGGGAAGACCCTGGGCAGCCCCATCGCCATGACTATTGAGAACAAGGACTGGGTCAACTGGACCAAGATTATGAGCGTGTCGGCGGTGGAGGAGGAGATTAAGCGGGTGACGCGGCTGCGGCCCGGCCACGCCGACCTGGCGGGGACGATGAAGTATGGCTATGACGACGTTCGCGACGTGCTGGAGCGGGCCAGCGCGCGAGAGACGGCGGCGCGGGTGGCGGCGGGGTCGGTGGCGAGGGCGCTGCTGGAGCAGTTCGATATATCGATAAACAGCCACTCGCTATCCATTGGCGGGGTATGGGCGAAGGCGCCGCAGAACATCGATTGGGCCAAGACGGAGGCGTCGCCGGTGCGGTGCGCCGATGAGTCGGTGGAGGCCAAGATGATGAAGGTCATCGATGAGGCCAAGGAGGCGGGAGACACGGTGGGGGGAGTAGTGGAGGTGGTGTGCGAGAATTTGCCTATTGGGCTAGGGTCGCACGTGCAGTGGGATAGGAAGCTGGACGGGCGGATAGCTCAGGCGCTGATGTCGATACACGCCTGTAAGGCGGTGTCGATTGGCGACGGGTGGGAGTCGGTGAACATGAAGGGGTCGCAGGTGCATGATGTTATCGAGCCGGTGACGGACCCGTCGAGGCCGTGGCAGCGAAAGACAAATCGTGGCGGCGGGACGGAGGGCGGGATGACCAGCGGGACTCCGCTGGTGGCGCGGTTCGCTATCAAGCCGATATCGACGCTGAAGAACCCGCTGCCGTCGGTGGACCTGGACAGCGGGGAGATGGTGCAGGCGCATTATGAGCGGTCGGACGTGTGCCAGGTGCCGCCGGCTGGGGTGATAGGGGAGGCGATGGTGGCGCTGGTGGTGGCGGACGCTTTTCTGGAGAAGTTCGGGGGGGACAGCCTGAGGGAGACGCGTCGGAATTATGAGGGGTATATGAAGACGGTGGGGCCGAGGAAGGTCACGGCGAAAGGGGCGTAG
- the aroE gene encoding shikimate dehydrogenase, giving the protein MTKRLGIIGYPIKHSMSPAFQNAAIRHHGLDMTYEAWEVPMTGVREFVAEVRTEQSNILGFNVTVPHKEMVMEYVDELSPEAKRAQAVNTIMKRDGRLFGHNTDGLGFVRALKEEAGFSAAGKRVLILGAGGAARGVVMALASEGMASVAIANRTVDRAKRLVKDLKQGWKGEARAIGLSGEEMEEEASQADLIVQCTTMGMLHGGAERESALSREQIPSGAVVYELVYNPPVTPLMQEASKSGARVLGGLSMLIYQGAVAFELWTGKPAPVDVMFKAARKALMERTS; this is encoded by the coding sequence ATGACAAAACGCTTGGGAATAATCGGGTATCCGATAAAACACTCCATGTCGCCGGCGTTTCAGAATGCGGCGATACGGCATCACGGGCTGGACATGACGTATGAGGCGTGGGAAGTGCCGATGACGGGGGTGAGGGAGTTTGTGGCGGAGGTGAGGACGGAACAGTCCAACATACTGGGGTTTAACGTGACGGTGCCGCACAAAGAGATGGTGATGGAGTATGTGGACGAGCTGTCACCGGAGGCCAAGCGGGCGCAGGCGGTGAACACGATTATGAAGCGGGACGGGAGGCTTTTCGGGCACAACACCGATGGGCTGGGGTTCGTCCGCGCGCTGAAGGAGGAGGCGGGGTTTAGCGCCGCTGGAAAGCGGGTGCTGATTCTGGGGGCGGGCGGCGCGGCGCGAGGGGTGGTGATGGCGCTGGCGTCGGAGGGGATGGCGTCGGTGGCGATTGCGAATCGGACGGTGGACAGGGCCAAGCGGCTGGTCAAGGACTTGAAGCAGGGGTGGAAGGGAGAGGCGAGGGCTATTGGGCTGTCGGGGGAGGAGATGGAGGAGGAGGCGTCGCAGGCGGACTTAATCGTGCAGTGCACGACCATGGGGATGCTGCACGGGGGAGCGGAGCGGGAGTCGGCACTGAGTCGAGAGCAGATACCGTCTGGGGCTGTGGTATATGAGCTAGTGTATAATCCACCCGTGACGCCGCTGATGCAGGAGGCGTCGAAGTCGGGGGCGCGAGTGCTGGGGGGCCTGTCGATGCTGATCTACCAGGGCGCGGTGGCCTTTGAGCTGTGGACGGGCAAGCCTGCGCCGGTAGACGTGATGTTCAAGGCGGCGCGAAAGGCGCTGATGGAAAGGACGAGTTAG
- the ruvX gene encoding Holliday junction resolvase RuvX — protein sequence MAFILSMPVETAQSQRGPGRVMALDVGDRRIGMAVSDPTGLIASPAGFITRRGLERDVEIIISKARELKAERIVVGMPLDSRGEVGEQGRRVQVLVEVLEGASPVAVETWDERFSTLEAEGFMREIGRKPSREKGASDAAAAAVILQGWLDKRRKG from the coding sequence GTGGCGTTCATATTATCCATGCCTGTGGAAACGGCTCAGAGCCAAAGGGGGCCGGGGCGGGTGATGGCGCTGGATGTGGGGGACCGGCGCATTGGGATGGCGGTCAGCGATCCGACGGGACTGATAGCGTCGCCGGCGGGGTTTATAACTCGGAGGGGGTTGGAGCGGGATGTGGAGATTATTATTAGCAAGGCTAGGGAGTTGAAGGCGGAGCGGATTGTGGTGGGTATGCCTTTGGATTCGAGGGGGGAGGTGGGGGAGCAGGGGAGGCGGGTGCAGGTGCTGGTGGAGGTGCTAGAGGGGGCATCGCCGGTGGCGGTGGAGACGTGGGATGAAAGGTTTTCGACGTTGGAGGCGGAGGGGTTCATGAGGGAGATTGGGAGGAAGCCGTCGAGGGAGAAGGGGGCGTCGGACGCGGCGGCGGCGGCGGTGATTTTGCAGGGGTGGCTGGATAAGAGGAGAAAAGGCTGA